The Armatimonadota bacterium sequence GAAAGTAAGGTAATAGCTGAGAGTGGAGAGCTAAGAGCCGAGAATTGCCACTGCTCTATTCTTGGTCAGGATTTCCGAATCCTGACCCTTTCGCGTTCCGTTGTTTCGAGTATAAAGCTGAAAGTGGAAAGCAACATACTCCGGACTCTCCACTTTCCACTCTCCACTTTCAGCTATTTTATTAGCTTGCTTTTTGCAGCTCTCGGAAGCTGTGAACAAGGTTGGGTCCAAGGAACCGTCCCTGGTTCAGCGCGCGGTGCGCGGCGTTGATGATGTCTTCGGGAGTTGATCCATGCTCAGGAAAAGTGGATATACCCACGCTCACGGAGAGCGGCCTTTCTTTAAGCCCGGCATTTGCTACACTGTCATGCAGCCTCTGCACGATCTCCTCGGCTTCCTGTGCGGGGGCTTCCGGAAAAACTGCCACTAACCTGGTGGCGGAATAGTTGGCGACCAGGTCATAGTCGCGCACTTCGGACTTAAGCTTCTCACCCATCGCCACCATCGCCTCACGCGCAGACTCATCTTTCTTCTTTGGATTGTTTTTGAACTCGTCCAGATCAAAGACCGCAACGGAAAGGGGCCTTTCGGCTCGTTCGGAACGGCTCAGCTCGTTTTGCAGAAACATCTCAAGATAGCGCTTGTTGGCCAGCCCTGTCACCGGGTCCACAAAAGCCGAGCCGGATTTTCTTTGCGGCTGCAAGTCGGGTTTTTGCTCTTCCTGAACTGTTTTCCGCGGCTGCAACTGCTGCTTTGGTCGTGCGAACAATGCTCCACATGCAAGCGCCGCCGGAACAGACAGAGCCAGCAAAACATATGACGGAGCAATGGCATACAGCACGGCCAGTGCATAACCGGAAAAGATGCACAGTGACCAGCCTGCCGCAACAGAGAAGGCGTTCGGAAAATGTTCCGTTACCGGCTCGGAAGACTTGGACTTAGGGGTAATTGCGGCCAGGAACGCATTCGCGCCGATATAGACTATGGCTGCACAGAGCAGGGGCGCAAATGAATCCGCCTGTTGAGGCCGAATTTCATTGCCCCCTGACACTACGTAGATACAGGATGAAAGCGAACACACCGCAGCAGGCTTTAGTATTTCATAAAGGACCAGGTGAAGAGGTCTCTTAGCAGGGTTTTCGACCGCAAGCCGAACGGCTGCCCCCAAAGCGGCGGGCAGCGAGGCTCCAAACGGCCCAAGGGCGAGCGCCCCCGCAAAGAGCACGCAGTGAGTCAGCGAAAAACGGATCGATTCATCTTTCCACCGACCGTGTATCTCCACCGCGAACGGGTTCGCTGCCGCTGCCAATGCCGCAATCGATAGTATACGCCACTCCAGCCCCGAGCTAAAGAGCGCACTTATTATGCACCCCAGCCCAGCGGCGCAAACCAGGCACATTACCAGTCCTGCCGATACCCTCGTATTCGGGCTTGCATCGATATTTTTTGTAGAGTCTTTATCCATTGTTTTCGCATCTGAACGATGCGGATATAAGTTCTCACGCGAAGCAACTTATGATTATAGCAACGCGTGGTACTTAATATATACCTTACATGCCCGGCAAATTGAGAGATCAGAATTTGGGCAGCACGGTTTTTCTTGAATTTCCCAGCAATTCAGGCCCTCTTTGTAACCGCGGCACGAAAGATAGAAACTTGCGGGACACCCGCGATACGCATAGTTGCTGCAAGTGCTTTTCATATTCTTTCCTCTCACGGATCAGGCGGCCAGCCTACCTCGTTTTCGCGCGCGCTTGTCCCTATACATAGCCGCGTCCGCCGCATCAAGCAGCGATTCGAGGTCTCCCGCATCTTTGGGATATGTTGCGATCCCTACACTCGCGCCAAGCGGCGCAAGTGTCAGATTGGCATACTGCTCGGCGTATTTTCCGACAACCTGCTGAATTCGCTTTGCAATTATCTCAGCTTCGCTCGCCGGTGTGTCCGGCAGCACCAATACAAACTCATCACCGCCGTTGCGGAACACCTGGTCATAGTCCCTGAGCTGACTCAGGAAAATATCAGCAGCATCTTTCAGAACGCTGTCACCTTTTTGATGACCCAGAGAGTCATTGATTGCCTTGAAGTTCTCAAGGTCTATGCCGATCACGGATAAATGTCCGCTGCGCCTGGATGCCCTGCGAATCTCACGTTCGAGATATGTACGCAGATACCTGCCGTTGTGCAGGCCCGTAAGAGGGTCTCTTACGGCGGAATCCCGCACCTGCTCGAAGGCGCTTGCGTTTTGAATAGCCATAGCGGCAGTATTGGCCACAAAAGAAAGAGTGCGCAGATCGTCGTCTGAGAATGCATGAGGCGCGTCGTCATACAGGTTGATCGTCCCTAAAACACGTCCGAAGCTCGATATCGGCGCGACAAGACAGGACTTGAAGCTCGATACCAGATGACCATTCATCCCCAAAGTCAGATCGTTAGGATCATAGTTGCCGACATATGTGCCTGCATGCAGCGCAGCCTTTCCGGTCACTCCCTTGCCCAGCTTCACGCTTGCGCCCTTGAGCATCTCGTTCCATCGGCCCGCGGCTGCACGCGCAGTCATCATATGCGAATGCGACTCGTCCACAAGAAACACGACGCATGTGGCCGCATCACTGAGCCTTTTGGTCCTGTGAGCCAACAGAGCCAGCACTTCATCAAGCTCCAGCGTGCTGGAAAGAGTCTGAGCGATCTCAAAAATCGACATCATCTCATGGTTTGCCTGAGCTATCAGGTCGGCTGCGCCAAAGCTGTCTGCGCCCATTGCGCAAGCCGGCGCAGGCTTTTGCTGGCTGCCTATCTCCTTTACCTTGCCGGCAACCTCAAGAAACGCCGTCACGACTTCCGGGTCAAACTGTGATCCGGAGAGCTTTGTTATATGATCGACAGCCTCTTCATGTGACCATCCTTCTTTATAACAGCGAGTCGAAACCAGAGAGTCGTAGACCTCCGCTATGGAGATTATCCGGGAGCCGACCGGTATATCGTCAGCCGACAGATGGTCCGGGTAACCGGAGCCGTCGTAGTTTTCATGATGATGGCGGACCATATCGGCGACGTTCCACGGATAGTCGACCTGCTCCAGTATCCGGGCGCCGATGGTGGTGTGACTGCGCATCTTGCTGAACTCCTCGGTATCCAAGGGACCCGGCTTGAGCAAGATATATTCAGGCACACCAAGCTTACCTACGTCATGGACAAGCGATGCGATACGTATGCCGTTGAGTTCATCTTCACTCAGGTTCAAGGTGCGGCCGACCAACTCGCAGATCGCCTTTACTCTGGTGACATGATGCTGCTCATACGAGTCCTTGGCGGCTATCGCGCAGGCGAGCGCTTCAGCGGTATCATGATAGACTTTTGCCAGGCGCTTATCGCTCTCCATGCTCTGGGCAATAGACTTTTGCGGCGCAGACTTCGACAAGGCGTGGGTGCACAGCATTACCGCAAGTGCCAGCCACAGGCCTACACCCAGCAAGCCGCGCCCATAGTCTCCACCGGAAGCAAGGATGCCTATACCTGCCGCGCAGACTGCCGATCCGATAACCATCAAGACTCGCAAATTTATCGCTCTAGCTTTCATATCGACTCTCGCTATAGGGCAATATGCCCGTATTATAATTCTAATCAGTGTCCTCTAAACGTAGAGGTGGTTGAGTCAATGTCGGGAGCTGTTACGCTCTCGCCGCTCACGTCGTAGACACTCTCGACAAGAAAAAGAACCTGCTCCGCGGTTGACGGCGCGGCGCAATCGTTCTTTTTACAGGCACCACGGTTTCCTGACCTCATGTCAAGAAGACCAAATCCCGACTCAGCTACCGGTTCATAAATGTTTAACATACTACCAAGCCCCCAAGACAACAAAAATGCCAGGCTGTCGCAGCCAACTTCACCCAATCGCCTGAAAACCTGCAGCCCATTCATTCAGACGATAGAGTGTGTTCGCTTCGGCAGCCTGGCAAGCATGTCTCGACGGATCGAGGTGTAGCCCCAATAGCTTTGCGTCCCATGGTTTCCCATGGTTTGCCCTTTCGTGCGTTCAGGCCTCGGCCTGAGCTTTCTTCATATAGTTTATGCCTCACTATGAGCGCTCCCCACCTGAAGAAATTACCTGTTTCGCCGATAATTGGAATATCAGTGGCTTGGAAGCGTTCAACTGGCCTGGCCGCACATATTTTCTGGCGCCTTACCGGGCGACTGAGGAGGATACTAATTTTGAGAACACATCGCGTTCAGCTTGCAGTGCTGATACTAAGCATAACCGCTCTGGTATGCGCCTGCGTCTGGGTAACGGCGGGAACCACCGGCTCCGTTTCCGGCGTCGTGAAAGATGCCGAGACCGGCGCCGCGCTTTCCGGGGCAAACATTGTTATTGCGGGAACAGGTCTGAGCACAGTAACCGATGAGAATGGAAGATTTGTAATTGCAAATATTCCACCCGGTGACTACGATATCACTGCACAGATGGTCGGTTACGGCACACGGAATCTAGCCGATATCCAGGTGATAATGGATGCTACCGCTTCGGCAGACTTCGATATGACCAAGGAAGCGATCGAAGAAGAGGCAGTAGTAGTAACCAGGCCAAAGCCGATGATCAACCCTGAAGTTGTGAATACTTTCAATCTCGTCAGCGTCCAGCAGGAGCCTCTTACACGCACAGACCCTTCCAGTGTTCGGACCGCTCCGGGCATGCTGGGCACTCTGCCGGGCGTGATCGTCGATAGTGACGGCAGCGGGCAGCTCCACCTTCGCGGCGGCAAGTACGACCAGGTTGGGTGGTATATAGAAGGAATACCCATCACTGATCCCAATGTCGGCGCGTTCGGCACCGATCTGCTAACAACTGGTCTGAGCAAGTTCCAGATGTATGCAGGCGCGTTCGGCGCTGAATATGGAAATGCCATATCAGGCGTCTTGAATGAAGTGATAAAGACAGGCGCAACCGCCAGCGGCATGAACTTTGTGACCGAGAGCGGCAACAAGACATATGGGTCTATGATCGGAGAGATTGGCGGGGGAACCGCGGATAGTTTTAACTATTATGTCAGCGCAAACGTGCAGCAGACCGATCTGGACGCTCCATTCATTAAGAGGTTTGAATATTCCGACAACGTGGCTAAGCTGGTCTGGCCGTTCAAAAAAGACAAAGTCACGCTGCTTGCAATGCAGGGGTCGCAATATGGCGGGCTGGATGATTATCATACGCTGGATGTCTACAATAATACTATCCCATCCGAAAAGGACTACGTGCGCCAGCGCTACGCTATAGGCGGCCTGGAATGGAGCCACACCATCAACCCCGCTTCGTTTGTAAGCGTTCAGCCTTACTATCACTATTTTACATCCATTACCAGCGCGATGGGCGGCTCATTCGACGGCTCTGCCCAGGGAGCGGATATCTGGTCCAAACGCACAGGCATTCAGGCTAAGTATGTAAACCAGCTAAACGCGGTGCATGCTTTCAAAATGGGTGGTTCGATAGAAGAATCGAACAACAACTACTATATTGCTGTCCCGGACTATCCATACTACAAGGCGGATGTAGATACGACACAGTCCGGACTATACGCAGAAGACCAGATGAAGCTCAGCGACAAGTTCATTTTCTCGGCTGGTCTGCGCCATGACAGCATAACGTATGATCGAACCGGCTTGGCCTATGTGTCGGGAGCGGGTTACAGCGGCGATCCGGTGGGGGATGTCACCCAGTCAAAAACTACTCCCAGACTTGGCCTCTCCTATGCTCCTGATGAGACAAGCGCATGGAAGACAAGCTGGGGAAAATATGCCAAGTTTGTGCCCGCAAGCTCTGTGCAGATGAGGTATTTCGACCCTGAAAATTGCGAGCCGTATGCACCAGGTCTGGGATCGTCCGATCCGCAGACAAGCACCAATTATGAACTGACATATGAGAAACAGGCAACCGATACGATTGCCTGGAGAGCAACCTACTTCAACAACAAATTCCAAAACCTTTGCAGCTTTGCGTCAGTGGACAACACATATCAATACAGGAACCTTGGCGAAGGTAAGTCCAACGGTATGGAACTATATGTGCGCAAGAAGATGACCGATAAGTGGCAGGGGTGGCTGTCATATACATATGCAAAGGCAAAGTCGAACCGTGCTGACATGTCAATAAACGACCAAATGTATTACACAAACTGGGACCAGAGAAACACCGTGTCGCTGGTGGCCGACTACAAGAACGGTAAGTGCTCGCACAGCCTGCGCGCAGACTATGGCAGCGGCAAGCCGGATATGGTCGACAGCACGGATGCATTAGCGGTCCGATCTCGTGCGGAAGCTTCCGCAATCGTAAGCTACAATCTCAATATCGATCTGCCTAAGGGCTCGAAGCTCGGTGACAGCCTGTATTTGAACGTCTTTAATGTGTTCAACAATCATCAGACGCTGCAATACAAGTGGAAAACCAGCACTTCAGCTGATGATCCGACTGTAGTAACTACCGAGCGAAGAACCGACAGTTGGGCTGCTTCAAGAAGCTTCGCCCTGGGGATTACAAGAGCATTTTAGGCTTATTCACATTAGTGAGGAATCTGCAAAAGCAGGTTCCTCACATTCGTTCGGAATGACAGTTTGCACAGCCCCGAAAATCTCTGCTACCATCACCCAAAACCTAACACCCATCACCTAGTGTATCGTGTCCACAAGCTGCCGCCAGATCACGTTTCGGATGGCCGCTGCCGCGTCTTTGGAAATTTCCGCCGGTGTTTTGTTCATTAGCTTTGCGTCGGCTTCGGATACCACCAGCAGTCCTTCTCCCCGTGCCATCACACCACCCACCAGCGGGTCTACGCTCAGCTCATACATCTGGAGGTTTGAATCCAGAGCGTTATTGATCCTGTCTGCTGTTTCTCGTGCGCGTATGGCGGAGGTTTTGTCCGATGTTGGGGCAGGGCAATATATGACTTTTCCGTCGATAGTCACTTCAGAGACTTCATTGCCGTCTATTGTATTGGTGGCGACCTGCGCGATGGTAGCATTTGTGGTCTTACGTCGATTGATCGGCAGGCCCATTTGCTCTATTACAGTCTTTGCCGCTTTTACACGTTCATCATCAAGCGGGTGAGAGCGGTAGATGCCGTAGTTTACCAGCTCCGGGCGCTTGGCCAGTCTTTCCAAAAATGTAAGCAGGCCCACGGGGTTATATCCCGCGTCCTGCATAAGGATCGCAGCTCCATGGTCAGAGTCCCGTTCGGCCTCCATACCATAACCGTTGAGTTTTGCTATCTGGTAGAGCTGAACGCCCATCAGCACATTCTGCACATCCGCACTTCTGGCTCCGCCTATCATGACCGCCAGCAGAGCGATTGCGAGCTGATTGTTGAGCGTGGCCTGTTTTTTGAGCAGGTAGACCATATGATGGTGCGCCGCGTGGATGATTTCGTGCGCCACCACTCCGGCAAGCTCATGGTCCGACTGAACAAAGTTAAGCAGGCCGCGATATACATATATGTGGCCGCCAGGTATGCTGAATGCATTGACGTCTTTTTCTTCGATTATATCGAATGTATATTCAAACGGGGTGACTTTGGAAGACCCGTAGAGCGCTGCAATCTCAGTCTTGTTTGCGACTGCTGCAATCTTAGCGCCCATTTCGCGCAGATGTTTGAGGTCGGCGGCGTTATCACTGAGCTTGTAGTCTTTGGCGACCTGGGCGGCGGACTCTTTGCCCAGTTTGACCTCGTTTTCGCCCAGCTCTGAGTCGATATTAGCCGCAAAGACCACAGCCGGCATGGCCATTGCAATTAAGCCGATAATCAGACTGCGGACAAGCCCTGGTATCTTCGTGGACTGCATTTGTCTGGAACCACCTTTTTTTAATTATAACACCGGCCATATCATCAGACCAAACACCAAATTGCTGCAGGGCGCTTGTCATATCTACGAAAAAAACCCCGTTGTATCGGGACACCCCTGTCCCGATACCTTGCTGCAATGCAATGCATTTTCTTTGACGTCGGCTCGCATTAGAGCGTTCCGATGTTTGGGTATCACACATATCAGAGTCGATGCATGTAGACCCAAATGGCCTGAACATTAAATTTATCGCAAAACGCCTGACTGGCACAACAATTGCACTGGTAAAAATGCCGGTTTTAAGGCTTGCGCGATAAATAGCGATTGGCTGGGGGGTCCAAGTAAGGAAAGATAGTTTTGCGTGGGAGGAAGAACATGACGAAACTATCGCTCTACTTGGCCACATTGCTTCTGGGTACCAATTTCTCCGCATCTACAATGCCGGGGACGCATTCCAACAGCGTCACGGCGCAGATGTCCGCTATCGAACAGAAGTATGTCGATATGACAAACACGGAGCGATGGGATAGGAACCTGAGGGTGTTGTCGTCTAACCCTCTTCTTGTGCAAGTGGCTCGTGAGCATAGCAGGGAGATGTGGGAAAAGAATTATTTTAACCATTATTCTCCGACACCGGGTCTTAGGACTCCTATGGACAGGTATCTACATGCTCTGGGTGCAACCCCGACATGGGCATACCTTGGAGAAAATCTGTTTTATTGCTCAGTTGTTGACGTCCAGAGAGGGCAGAGCGCTTTGATGGACTCTCCCAAGCACAGAAAGAATATACTCGACCCTAAGTTTGAGCAGATGGGGGTCGGGGTGTATATCTCTCCGGACGGCGAGTTTTGGGTAACTGAGCTTTTCCTGGCGCAGATAGATTAGCCAGGCAGGAAAAATATCGGCAGTGCAGTAAGTAAAAGAGCGGAGCAGCAATTGCCCGCTCTTTTTGCCAAATAATCAATATAAATTACTAAACACTAAATCAAAAGATGCTTTTAGCTATTGATGTCGGAAATACAAATACGACTTTTGCCGCCTTTGACGGACAGAGGGTATGTGCGGACTGGCGCATAAGCACAGTCGTGCGCAGGACCGGTGACGAATACGCCGCGCTGCTTATGCCCCTGTTTGATGAAGCCGGTATCTCATTTGCACAGATCGATGGAGTGGTGGTCTCAAGTGTGGTGCCTGCAACTGTCGACGCCCTGCTCAGGCTCTCAAAATACCATCTCAAGGTTGGTTCGCCGACCGTCCTGGGGCCCGGCATCGATACCGGAATAAAGGTAAGTTATCATCCGGCGACCGATGTAGGAGCGGACAGGATCGCCAATGCCGTTGCGGCGCATGCCAAATACGGCGGCAAGGTGATTGTTGTCGACCTCGGCACTGGAACTACACTTGATGCCGTCTCTGAAGACGGCGAATATCTGGGCGGAGCCATAGCCCCCGGCATACAGATATCACTGGACGCGCTTGTTGCGCGGGCTGCAAAACTAACAAGTGTTCAACTTGTCGCTCCGTCAAAAGCTATCGGCGACACGACTGCTTCCAGCCTGCAGTCGGGTATGATATTCGGGTTCGCGGGTCAGATAGATGCGCTGGTCGACCGTTTTCAGCAGGAGATGGGCGGCGGCGCAAGAGTTATTGCCACCGGCGGGCTGGCGCCTGTTATAGCTGAGCACAGCCGCACAATTGAGCTGTGCGACGACCTGCTTACTCTCGAAGGCCTGCGCATAATACACGAGCGCGCTCACAAATGATATATCTCTTCGACAATAAATCGATTGCTCAAAGTGATGGGCTGCATCTGGCGCCGGGGCAGATAGAAAAACTCGGGCCGGTGCTGGAACCGGCCTCAGATGAAGGTGCGCACGCGGGAGATTTCGCAGGTTCCATAGTCGATCTGGGCGATAACACTTACCGAATGTACTACACGCGGATGGGTGAGCTTGGGCCGCGTATTGCAGTTGCCGAATCGAATGATGGCATCCACTGGCAAAGACCGGTATATGGCTTCAATGACAAGCCGGGGGTAGGAGCCAATGAAATAAATATATCCGGTCTGCCGGATGACGTCACCGGATACTGCCAGGGGCAGGTCTTTCGGCTGGCCGAAACCGGATGGCGCATGTATTTCTGGGCTCATGGCAGACGCATTCGCTGCGTGATTGCAGAGAGCGAAGACGGCATCCGCTGGCATATAAGTGATTTCAATCATCCCGTCCTCTGTCACACTTCCGAGTTCGGGGACTGGGGCGTCTCACAGGGAAAAGTTGTCGGCTGCGATGATGCGCGTAAGCTTGCAGAGCGCGGGATTACCGCCTGCAGCCCCATGAATTTGAAAGCGCTCAGGTCAAATGACGCCACATATGTCTACGCAGACCCTGAGACGGGCGGTTATGAAATGTACTCCGTGTGGCTGCTGCCCAACCCTGAGGGCAGCGACCGGCACGTCGATAAGGACAACGCGCCTAATGTGCTAAGGACGATCCACCGCCGGACAAGCAGCGACGGCCTGACTTTCAGCGATCCTGAAATAGTTATAGTCCCGGACGCAGCCGACCCGCTGGATCTGCAGTTCTATTACTTGAGCGTGCATAAACAAGACGGCTGGCGGTTCGGGTTCCTCGGACGTTATCCGTGCGCCTCGCAGACAATGGACATCGAGCTTTGTTTCAGCACAGATGGCGTCAGTTGGAAGAGGCCTCTTCGCCTGCCATGGCTGACGCGCGGCTCTGACGATGACTGTGACAGTAAGATGGTCATTGCTCCCAATCGACTGTTGGACGCCGGAGATTACTGGCTGATGCTGTATCAGGGAACAAACCGGACACATGACTGGTGGAGTTCGCCAAAGTCCGAAGACAGCGGGCGGATGATCGTATGTGCTGCGCGGTTTCTTAAAAATCGTTTCGCCGGGTTGTCGACGGACAATAATCAGGCAGGACGACTTTTGACCAAACCATTTATCCCGGCAGGTAAAGTCTTGCAACTCGATGCTAACATTAGTGGCAAGCTTTCGGCTGAGTTGTGCGATCTGTTTGGGAAGCCTCTGCCCGGATATGACAAGAGCTGTTTCGATCCGGTTTCAGGCGAGAGCACAGGTCATGTATTGAGCTGGAAAGGACATTCACTGGACGAGTTTTGTTACGATGCAATAACTCTGCGCCTGGAAATGCAGGACGCGCAAATCTATGCTATACATTGGTGAACCGATTGGATTATCAGAATGATCCCATAAGACATTTCAGGCTGGCGTTGGTTGCGTTAGTAGCCCTGGTGGCTCTCGGTACGGCAGGCTATCACATACTTGAGAACTGGAGCCTGCTTGATTCGCTCTATATGACGGTTATTACCCTGGGCACTGTAGGCTATGAGGTCGTGCACCCGCTCAACGTCCCCGGCAAGGTATTTACAATCGTCCTGATTGTCTTCGGCGTCACTATAGTCTTCTGGGCCGGCGCGAGTCTTATCCAGGCTCTGGTCGGCGAACAGATATGGCACGCAATACAGAGGAAACGTATGCAAAAACAAATCTCCAAACTGCGCAATCATTTTATAATCTGCGGCTTCGGCAGAATGGGACAGCAGATAGTCAAAGACCTGCAGCGCGAGGACGTCGGTCACTGCGTGATAGAGCGCAACCCCGAACAGCTTCCCAAACTCGTCGCGCAGGATATTCCATTCATTGAGGGAAACGCAAGTGATGACAAAGCCCTCAAGGCGGCGGGAATCGAACGCGCCAAGGGACTTATTACCGTCGCTCCGACTGACGAGGACAATGTTTTCATCACCCTCAGCGCCCGTGCCCTTAATCCCAGTCTGTTCATAGTCGCCCGGTCCATTCAGGAAGAGAATGAAGACAAGCTCAAGATGGCCGGAGCCGACAGAGTGATGTCGCCTTATGTGATGGGCGGAAAAAGAATGGCCCAGTCGGTGCTGCGTCCCAACGTGCTGGACTTTCTGGAGCTTGCCATGCATACCGACGACCTCAAAATGATGATTGAAGAGCTGAGTATCAGCTCGGGATCAAAGCTCATCGGGCAATCCATAAGCCAGTCCAGCCTAAAGGATAAAACGGGCGTAACGGTGATAGCAGTAAGCAGGACTTCAGGCAAAATGGTGGCAAACCCCGGCCCGGACGAGCTTCTCCACGATGGAGATGTGCTTATCGTGATAGGCACTCCGGAACAACTCGATAAGGCGATTGCCCTCGCTAACCCCAACATCTCGCAGGAAACAGGCGAAGCGTGAACGGAGAGAATTCAGCCGTGAAATGACCTTTATACTGCACGGGCGAATACCCCGATACCTTGCTGCGCGAGGGGCTTTTCGGGAACAACTCTTTTGAGGCACATCAAACTCAGCGATTTTCCTGTTCGACCGCTTCTCAATTAAGCGGGGAGAGCAGTAAAGTCGCGGTCAAATTTCCTCTATCGCAACAACCTCCTTTTCCGCAAATTTGACATACACCCCTTTATGAAACGGGTCAGGACCGTAAAAATCCTGACCCGGGTCGCATTGATAAATTGGGTTATTGATTATCGCCAACCCATCTGTTCAGACGGAATATCCAGCTTCCTTCCTTTGATGTGAGGAACTGGGCCTGCTGTCTCATCCCCGGCGTGACTGCTCTGGTTGATCCGAGCGTATCAGCCGCTCTTGCTTGATTCAGCAGTTGCGAGAGTGTAGTCGCATACACTCCGTCGAAGCAGTCGCACGGGAACTGCGCGATTATGTCACTACCGGCTCCACAGTCTGCCGAGAGCTGTGCGCACGTCAGTGTGCCGTAATAGCCTTGCAGCTTTGCGGCTGCGCTGTTCATATATCCGTTGATCTCGCGGGAGATGGCCCGCAAGTTGCTGTTGGTCGCGTGCTGCGCGCCGTATGCGGTCACGGCAGCAATTGTGCTGTATTGGCCAAACATTTTCTCTGCATATGCAGGATCAAAGTTAGGGCACTCAAGACATTGCAGGTCAGCCGCCGGTCCTGCCCCCATTGCAGCCGGAACCGCTGCCGGACAGGGACAAGCCTTAGGGCACTCCTGCGGACAGGGCTGGACGCACTGCACCTGTGGTTGGATGCATGCAGGGCACTGCATCTTTTGTGGCTGCACACATGTCGGGCATTGCGCCAATACGACTGATGCAGCAAG is a genomic window containing:
- a CDS encoding potassium channel protein gives rise to the protein MDYQNDPIRHFRLALVALVALVALGTAGYHILENWSLLDSLYMTVITLGTVGYEVVHPLNVPGKVFTIVLIVFGVTIVFWAGASLIQALVGEQIWHAIQRKRMQKQISKLRNHFIICGFGRMGQQIVKDLQREDVGHCVIERNPEQLPKLVAQDIPFIEGNASDDKALKAAGIERAKGLITVAPTDEDNVFITLSARALNPSLFIVARSIQEENEDKLKMAGADRVMSPYVMGGKRMAQSVLRPNVLDFLELAMHTDDLKMMIEELSISSGSKLIGQSISQSSLKDKTGVTVIAVSRTSGKMVANPGPDELLHDGDVLIVIGTPEQLDKAIALANPNISQETGEA